The following are encoded in a window of Manihot esculenta cultivar AM560-2 chromosome 8, M.esculenta_v8, whole genome shotgun sequence genomic DNA:
- the LOC110620378 gene encoding transcription factor RAX2 — protein sequence MGRAPCCDKANVKKGPWSPEEDTKLKDYIEKHGTGGNWISLPQRAGLKRCGKSCRLRWLNYLRPNIKHGDFSDDEDRIICSLYANIGSRWSIIAAQLPGRTDNDIKNYWNTKLKKKLMGMMIHPSQAKLPHQLPASFSSLLHQVSSSLSSPSPSTAISSSSAPSYTPARSFAEPVPFSSNNNSFTTAASIFSPQDSSFLAAIQNYQMKDSCSSSDGSCNNHISHDKDLEYEYGGGGASATEQMGLQNYFYYGVEESQKLLDGGGENPIIDYGLEEIKQLISSSSSCSNNFLFEENKTSEGRIMYY from the exons atgggaaGGGCTCCTTGCTGTGACAAGGCCAATGTGAAGAAAGGGCCATGGTCACCAGAAGAGGATACAAAGCTTAAAGACTATATAGAGAAACATGGGACTGGAGGAAATTGGATTTCTCTCCCTCAGAGAGCTG GTCTTAAAAGATGTGGAAAAAGCTGCAGATTAAGATGGCTAAACTATCTCAGACCCAACATCAAGCATGGAGATTTTTCTGATGATGAAGATAGGATCATCTGTAGCCTGTATGCCAACATTGGAAGCAG GTGGTCAATCATAGCAGCTCAGTTGCCAGGCAGGACTGACAATGATATTAAGAACTATTGGAACACAAAGCTTAAGAAGAAGCTGATGGGTATGATGATTCATCCTTCACAAGCAAAGTTACCCCATCAATTACCTGCAagtttttcttctcttcttcatcAAGTttcatcatcattatcatcaccATCACCATCTACTGcaatatcatcatcatcagctCCTTCATATACCCCAGCTAGGTCTTTTGCTGAACCTGTTCCATTTTCAAGTAACAACAACTCCTTCACTACTGCTGCATCTATCTTCTCACCTCAAGACAGCAGCTTTCTGGCTGCTATTCAAAATTATCAAATGAAAGATAGCTGCAGCTCTTCTGATGGAAGTTGCAACAACCATATCAGCCATGACAAAGACTTGGAGTATGAATATGGCGGTGGTGGTGCAAGTGCAACTGAACAAATGGGTTTACAAAATTATTTCTATTATGGAGTAGAAGAGAGTCAGAAATTACTAGATGGTGGTGGTGAGAATCCAATAATAGACTATGGTCTAGAAGAGATTAAACAGCTTATTAGTAGTAGCAGCAGTTGTAGCAACAACTTTTTGTTTGAAGAAAACAAGACATCAGAGGGGAGGATCATGTACTATTGA